One genomic window of Numida meleagris isolate 19003 breed g44 Domestic line chromosome 1, NumMel1.0, whole genome shotgun sequence includes the following:
- the LOC110408083 gene encoding 2-oxoglutarate receptor 1-like: MAPEHADNVTALPGPSTSCKDENFLQVKFYLSAFYGLIFLVCFPGNIVTVFVYFVKMRPWKGSTIIMLNLAVTDLLYVATLPFFIHYSANGNNWIFGNFMCKFIHFGFYFNMYSGIIFLSCFSIFRFLVVVYPVRCFFIQKKRWAVVTCTVVWMISLAMISPLGTLISIKHTQNRTICPDLSSAEDLDTTRWYNWLLTIFAFLLPLVTVTLCYALIIHALATGPHTQTCYKQKARRLAVVLLVVFYVCFLPFHVFQGIRIELRVRVASCNLKNMILFMFILTKPLAALNTFGNLLLYVVAGDSFQHAILSLLKFWTHKNLK, translated from the coding sequence ATGGCACCTGAACACGCAGACAATGTTACTGCTCTGCCAGGCCCTTCGACAAGTTGCAAGGATGAAAATTTCTTACAGGTGAAATTCTACCTCTCTGCCTTTTACGGCCTAATCTTCCTGGTGTGCTTCCCAGGGAACATCGTGActgtttttgtttactttgtCAAGATGAGGCCCTGGAAAGGCAGCACCATCATTATGTTAAACCTGGCTGTCACTGACCTACTGTATGTAGCTACGCTTCCTTTCTTTATACACTACTCTGCTAATGGAAATAACTGGATTTTTGGAAACTTCATGTGCAAGTTTATTCACTTTGGCTTCTACTTCAACATGTACAGCGGTATTATCTTCCTTAGCTGCTTCAGCATCTTCCGCTTTCTTGTAGTTGTCTACCCAGTTAGATGcttttttattcaaaagaagAGATGGGCAGTGGTGACTTGCACAGTAGTTTGGATGATTTCCCTGGCAATGATCAGCCCCTTGGGCACCTTGATCTCCATAAAGCATACACAGAACAGGACAATCTGCCCAGACCTGTCTTCTGCAGAGGACCTTGACACTACTCGATGGTATAACTGGCTGCTGACGATATTTGCCTTCCTCTTGCCCCTGGTGACGGTAACTCTGTGCTATGCACTCATTATTCATGCCTTGGCCACTGGGCCCCATACACAGACTTGCTACAAACAGAAAGCTCGCAGGCTTGCCGTCGTCCTCTTGGTGGTCTTCTATGTgtgcttccttcccttccacGTCTTTCAGGGGATTCGGATTGAGCTTCGTGTGCGAGTGGCTAGCTGCAATCTCAAGAATATGATCCTTTTTATGTTTATTCTGACTAAACCTTTAGCAGCATTAAATACATTTGGAAACTTGTTGCTCTATGTAGTGGCAGGAGATAGCTTCCAGCATGCGATCCTCTCACTCCTCAAGTTTTGGACACACAAGAACTTGAAATAG